Proteins encoded by one window of Inmirania thermothiophila:
- the pnp gene encoding polyribonucleotide nucleotidyltransferase has translation MYGDRKVVLETGAIARQASGAVLVRMDDTVVLVTAVGVREAMEGRDFFPLTVHYQERTYAGGKIPGGFFRREGRPSEKETLTARLIDRPIRPLFPKGFKNEVQIIATVVSLGEVDADVPAMIGASAALAVSGIPFNGPIGAARVGYRDGQFILNPGFAELEESDLDLVVAGTERAVLMVESEARELPEDVMLEAVLFGHRQQQVVIEAIRELAREGGRPAWDWQPPEPDEALAARVAELAEEDFRAAYEIAEKQARYARLAEIRARVAQALLADGAYATEAVREAVEALEKRIVRGRILAGGSRIDGRDTRTIRPIHIEVGLLPRTHGSALFTRGETQALVVTTLGTERDAQIIDAIEGEYREPFMLHYNFPPYCVGETGMVGSPKRREIGHGRLAKRGVKAVMPPREAFPYAIRVVSEITESNGSSSMATVCGASLSLMDAGVPIRAQVAGIAMGLIKEGDRFAVLSDILGDEDHLGDMDFKVAGTREGVTALQMDIKIDGITREIMEQALAQAREGRLHILDRMDAVISRPRSDMSPYAPRIISFKIDPEKIRDVIGKGGATIRSITEETGTTIDIDDDGTVRIASVDKAASDEARRRIEEITADVEVGKVYEGKVVRLMDFGAFVTILPGRDGLLHISQISEERVQNISDKLREGDRVRVKVLEVDKQGRIRLSMKAVGEGE, from the coding sequence ATGTACGGGGACCGCAAGGTGGTCCTCGAGACCGGCGCCATCGCCCGCCAGGCGAGCGGCGCCGTGCTGGTGCGGATGGACGACACCGTCGTCCTCGTCACCGCGGTCGGGGTGCGGGAGGCGATGGAGGGGCGGGACTTCTTCCCCCTCACCGTCCACTACCAGGAACGGACCTACGCCGGGGGCAAGATCCCCGGGGGCTTCTTCCGCAGGGAAGGCCGCCCCTCGGAGAAGGAGACCCTCACCGCCCGCCTCATCGACCGCCCCATCCGCCCGCTCTTCCCCAAAGGCTTCAAGAACGAGGTCCAGATCATCGCCACCGTGGTCTCGCTCGGCGAGGTCGATGCGGACGTGCCGGCGATGATCGGGGCCTCGGCGGCGCTGGCGGTCTCGGGCATCCCCTTCAACGGGCCCATCGGGGCCGCCCGCGTGGGCTACCGGGACGGGCAGTTCATCCTCAATCCGGGCTTCGCCGAGCTCGAGGAGAGCGATCTGGACCTGGTCGTGGCCGGCACCGAGCGGGCCGTGCTGATGGTGGAGTCCGAGGCCCGCGAGCTGCCCGAGGATGTCATGCTCGAGGCGGTGCTCTTCGGCCACCGGCAGCAGCAGGTGGTGATCGAGGCGATCCGCGAGCTGGCCCGCGAGGGCGGGCGTCCGGCCTGGGACTGGCAGCCGCCCGAGCCCGACGAGGCCCTCGCGGCGCGGGTGGCGGAGCTGGCCGAGGAGGACTTCCGGGCCGCCTACGAGATCGCCGAGAAGCAGGCCCGCTATGCGCGCCTCGCCGAGATCCGCGCCCGGGTGGCGCAGGCCCTGCTCGCCGACGGCGCCTATGCCACCGAGGCGGTGCGCGAGGCGGTGGAAGCGCTCGAGAAGCGCATCGTGCGCGGGCGCATCCTCGCCGGCGGCAGCCGCATCGACGGGCGCGACACGCGCACCATCCGCCCCATCCACATCGAGGTGGGGCTGCTTCCGCGCACCCACGGCTCGGCGCTGTTCACGCGCGGCGAGACCCAGGCCCTGGTGGTGACGACGCTCGGCACCGAGCGCGACGCCCAGATCATCGACGCCATCGAGGGCGAGTATCGCGAGCCCTTCATGCTGCACTACAACTTCCCGCCCTACTGCGTCGGGGAGACGGGCATGGTGGGCTCGCCCAAGCGGCGCGAGATCGGCCACGGGCGGCTGGCGAAGCGCGGCGTCAAGGCGGTGATGCCCCCGCGCGAGGCCTTCCCCTACGCCATCCGCGTCGTCTCCGAGATCACCGAGTCCAACGGCTCGAGCTCCATGGCCACGGTGTGCGGCGCGAGCCTGTCGCTGATGGACGCCGGGGTGCCCATCCGGGCGCAGGTGGCGGGCATCGCCATGGGCCTGATCAAGGAGGGCGACCGCTTCGCGGTGCTGAGCGACATCCTCGGCGACGAGGACCATCTCGGCGACATGGACTTCAAGGTCGCAGGCACGCGCGAGGGCGTCACCGCCCTGCAGATGGACATCAAGATCGACGGCATCACCCGCGAGATCATGGAGCAGGCGCTGGCGCAGGCGCGCGAGGGGCGGCTCCACATCCTCGACCGGATGGACGCCGTCATCAGCCGCCCGCGCAGCGACATGTCGCCCTACGCCCCGCGGATCATCAGCTTCAAGATCGATCCCGAGAAGATCCGCGACGTCATCGGCAAGGGCGGCGCCACCATCCGCTCCATCACCGAGGAGACCGGCACCACCATCGACATCGACGACGACGGCACGGTGCGCATCGCCTCGGTGGACAAGGCCGCGAGCGACGAGGCGCGCCGGCGCATCGAGGAGATCACCGCGGACGTGGAGGTGGGCAAGGTCTACGAGGGCAAGGTGGTGCGCCTGATGGACTTCGGGGCCTTCGTCACCATCCTGCCGGGGCGGGACGGCCTGCTCCACATCTCGCAGATCTCCGAGGAGCGGGTGCAGAACATCAGCGACAAGCTCAGGGAGGGCGACCGCGTCCGGGTCAAGGTCCTGGAGGTGGACAAGCAGGGCCGCATCCGCCTCAGCATGAAGGCGGTGGGCGAGGGCGAGTGA
- a CDS encoding DUF6489 family protein produces the protein MKIRIDVEAKPEELRAFFGLPDVAPLQRELMERLRAQMEQGVKGFEAAALLAPLLPEHLRSLEAVQRAFWSAATGRGGEDEKEAGG, from the coding sequence ATGAAGATCCGGATCGACGTCGAGGCCAAGCCCGAGGAGCTTCGGGCCTTCTTCGGCCTGCCCGACGTGGCGCCGCTGCAGCGCGAGCTCATGGAGCGGCTGCGGGCCCAGATGGAGCAGGGCGTGAAGGGCTTCGAGGCAGCGGCGCTGCTCGCGCCGCTGCTGCCCGAGCACCTGCGCTCGCTGGAGGCGGTGCAGCGCGCCTTCTGGTCGGCGGCGACCGGCCGGGGCGGCGAGGACGAGAAGGAAGCCGGGGGCTGA
- a CDS encoding response regulator transcription factor, whose amino-acid sequence MAKRVLVVDDEPNIVLSLEYLMRREGYEVQTAADGEEALARIREAPPDLVLLDVMMPGLDGYRVCEAVRADPALAGVRIVMLTAKGRDVERERGLALGADDYITKPFSTREVADKVRAILGA is encoded by the coding sequence GTGGCCAAGCGCGTGCTGGTGGTGGACGACGAGCCCAACATCGTGCTGTCGCTGGAGTATCTTATGCGGCGGGAGGGCTACGAGGTGCAGACCGCCGCCGACGGCGAGGAGGCGCTGGCGCGCATCCGCGAGGCGCCGCCGGACCTGGTGCTGCTCGACGTCATGATGCCGGGGCTCGACGGCTACCGGGTGTGCGAGGCGGTGCGGGCGGATCCGGCGCTCGCCGGCGTGCGCATCGTGATGCTCACGGCCAAGGGCCGGGACGTGGAGCGGGAGCGGGGGCTGGCGCTCGGCGCCGACGACTACATCACCAAGCCCTTCTCCACCCGCGAGGTGGCCGACAAGGTGCGGGCGATCCTGGGCGCCTGA
- a CDS encoding sensor histidine kinase: MLPEGVVVAASAAYLALLFAIAYYGDRRAAAGRSLIANPYTYTLSIAVYCTAWTFYGSVGRAASAGIGFLPIYLGPTLAACLWWVVLRKIVRISKTHRITTIADFIASRYGKSTGIGGLVTVIAVVGITPYIALQLKAVSTSFEVLVQAPAVPEALATRGILADTAFYVALVMALFSILFGTRHLDATERHEGMVAAIAFESVVKLVALTAVGVFAVAGLFDGPAALFARAAADPRLARLLTWEAVPGGAAGWFTLTGLSMAAILFLPRQFQVLVVENVNEAHLRKASWLFPLYLLAINLFVLPLALAGELVFRGQVDPDTYVLALPLAGGREGLALLAFLGGLSAATGMVIVATIALSTMICNDLVTPLLLRLRALEGESLSGLLLAVRRGAIVLILLLGYAYFRLIGEGYALVSMGLVSFAAAAQFAPPILAGIYWRGATRRGALAGLAAGFAVWAYTLFLPAFARSGWLDAGFLETGPWGIALLRPYALLGLAGLDPVTHAVFWSLVANVGLLVGVSLLDRPGPLERVQAELFVDVFRRRAGAGGDWRGSARIGDLQALLARFLGEARAGQALARAAEAAGCALAAEAEAPPGLVRAVERELAGAIGAASARVMVASVVQGGEVGLAEVMEIVDETSQVIEYSRRLEEKSRELERATEELRAANERLQELDRMKDEFVSTVSHELRTPLTSIRAFAEILLSEPEMPRGRRQEFLAILVRETERLSRLVNEVLDLARLESGRVQWHEAALDLGAVVREAMESGGQLLRERGVRLVLRLPREPLEVTGDRDRLTQVLLNLLANAAKFCPAEGGRVEVSAWREGGEARVAVSDNGPGIPPAERERVFDKFHQVHDRSGHKPTGSGLGLAICRHIVEYHGGRIWVEEAEGGGARFVFSLPLAAAQTKKPGAGAPG, translated from the coding sequence ATGCTGCCCGAGGGCGTGGTCGTCGCCGCCTCGGCGGCCTATCTCGCCCTCCTCTTCGCCATCGCCTACTACGGGGATCGGCGCGCCGCGGCCGGGCGCTCGCTGATCGCCAACCCCTACACCTACACCCTGTCCATCGCCGTCTACTGCACGGCCTGGACCTTCTACGGGAGCGTCGGCCGCGCGGCCAGCGCCGGCATCGGCTTTCTCCCCATCTACCTGGGGCCGACGCTGGCGGCCTGCCTGTGGTGGGTGGTGCTGCGCAAGATCGTGCGCATCAGCAAGACCCACCGCATCACCACCATCGCCGACTTCATCGCCTCCCGCTACGGCAAGAGCACGGGGATCGGCGGCCTGGTGACGGTGATCGCGGTGGTGGGGATCACACCCTACATCGCGCTGCAGCTCAAGGCGGTCTCCACCAGCTTCGAGGTGCTGGTGCAGGCGCCTGCGGTGCCGGAGGCGCTGGCCACGCGGGGGATCCTGGCCGACACGGCCTTCTACGTCGCCCTCGTGATGGCGCTGTTCTCCATCCTCTTCGGCACCCGTCATCTCGACGCCACCGAGCGCCACGAGGGGATGGTGGCCGCCATCGCCTTCGAGTCGGTGGTCAAGCTCGTGGCCCTCACCGCGGTGGGGGTCTTCGCGGTCGCCGGGCTGTTCGACGGGCCGGCGGCGCTGTTCGCGCGCGCCGCCGCCGATCCGCGTCTCGCGCGGCTGCTCACCTGGGAGGCGGTGCCCGGCGGGGCGGCGGGCTGGTTCACCCTCACCGGGCTGTCCATGGCGGCGATCCTCTTCCTGCCGCGCCAGTTCCAGGTCCTGGTGGTGGAGAACGTCAACGAGGCGCACCTGCGCAAGGCGAGCTGGCTCTTCCCCCTCTACCTGCTCGCCATCAACCTCTTCGTGCTGCCGCTGGCGCTCGCCGGCGAGCTAGTCTTCCGCGGCCAGGTGGACCCCGACACCTACGTCCTCGCCCTGCCGCTCGCAGGCGGGCGCGAGGGCCTGGCGCTGCTGGCCTTCCTCGGCGGGCTGTCGGCCGCCACCGGGATGGTGATCGTCGCCACCATCGCCCTCTCCACCATGATCTGCAACGACCTCGTGACCCCGCTGCTGCTGCGGCTGCGGGCGCTGGAGGGGGAGAGCCTGAGCGGGCTGCTGCTGGCGGTGCGGCGCGGGGCCATCGTCCTCATCCTGCTCCTCGGCTACGCCTACTTCCGCCTCATCGGCGAGGGCTACGCCCTGGTGAGCATGGGCCTCGTCTCCTTCGCCGCCGCGGCGCAGTTCGCGCCGCCGATCCTCGCCGGCATCTACTGGCGCGGGGCGACCCGCCGCGGCGCCCTGGCGGGGCTCGCCGCAGGCTTCGCGGTCTGGGCCTACACCCTGTTCCTGCCGGCCTTCGCGCGCTCGGGCTGGCTCGATGCGGGCTTCCTCGAGACGGGCCCGTGGGGGATCGCGCTCCTGCGGCCCTATGCCCTCCTCGGCCTCGCCGGGCTCGATCCGGTCACGCACGCCGTCTTCTGGAGCCTGGTGGCCAACGTCGGGCTGCTCGTGGGGGTGTCCCTGCTGGACCGCCCGGGGCCCCTGGAGCGGGTCCAGGCGGAGCTCTTCGTGGACGTCTTCCGCCGTCGCGCGGGCGCCGGCGGCGACTGGCGGGGCAGCGCCCGCATCGGCGATCTGCAGGCGCTGCTTGCGCGCTTCCTGGGCGAGGCGCGCGCGGGGCAGGCCCTTGCGCGGGCGGCCGAGGCCGCAGGCTGCGCCCTCGCCGCCGAGGCGGAGGCCCCGCCCGGGCTGGTGCGGGCGGTGGAGCGGGAGCTCGCCGGGGCGATCGGCGCCGCCTCGGCGCGGGTGATGGTGGCCTCGGTGGTCCAGGGCGGCGAGGTGGGGCTTGCCGAGGTGATGGAGATCGTCGACGAGACCTCGCAGGTGATCGAGTACAGCCGCCGCCTCGAGGAGAAGTCGCGCGAGCTGGAGCGGGCCACCGAGGAGCTGCGGGCGGCCAACGAGCGGCTGCAGGAGCTCGACCGCATGAAGGACGAGTTCGTCTCCACCGTGAGCCACGAGCTGCGCACGCCCCTGACCTCGATCCGGGCCTTCGCCGAGATCCTGCTCTCGGAGCCGGAGATGCCGCGCGGGCGCCGGCAGGAGTTCCTGGCCATCCTGGTGCGGGAGACGGAGCGGCTGTCGCGCCTCGTCAACGAGGTCCTGGATCTGGCGCGGCTGGAGTCGGGGCGGGTGCAGTGGCACGAGGCCGCGCTCGACCTCGGGGCCGTGGTGCGCGAGGCGATGGAGAGCGGCGGCCAGCTCCTGCGCGAGCGCGGGGTGCGGCTGGTGCTGCGCCTGCCGCGGGAGCCGCTGGAGGTGACGGGCGATCGCGACCGGCTCACCCAGGTGCTGCTCAATCTGCTCGCCAACGCCGCCAAGTTCTGTCCCGCCGAGGGCGGGCGGGTGGAGGTGTCGGCGTGGCGGGAAGGGGGCGAGGCGCGGGTGGCGGTGAGCGACAACGGCCCCGGCATCCCGCCGGCGGAGCGCGAGCGCGTCTTCGACAAGTTCCACCAGGTCCACGACCGCAGCGGCCACAAGCCCACCGGCAGCGGCCTGGGGCTTGCCATCTGCCGCCACATCGTGGAGTACCACGGCGGCCGGATCTGGGTGGAGGAGGCGGAGGGCGGCGGGGCGCGCTTCGTCTTCAGCCTGCCGCTCGCGGCGGCGCAGACGAAAAAGCCCGGCGCCGGGGCGCCGGGCTGA
- the acs gene encoding acetate--CoA ligase: protein MSDSKVYDVPAEFAARAHITAERYEEMYRRSVEDPDGFWAEQAEKFVTWFRKWDKVSDWSYDPANLYIRWFEGAKLNASYNCLDRHLETRGDQIAIIWEGDDPTVDRKITYRELHEEVCKFANVLKARGVKKGDRVSIYMPMIPEVAVAMLACARIGAIHSVVFGGFSPDSLRDRILDSDCRVVITADEGLRGGKRVPLKANTDEALTACPNVHSVIVVRRTGGEVPWTEGRDYWYHEEMAKASADCPPEEMDAEDPLFILYTSGSTGKPKGVLHTTGGYMLYTAMTHKYVFDYHDGDIYWCTADVGWVTGHSYIVYGPLANGATTLMFEGVPNYPDPSRFWQVVDKHQVNIFYTAPTAIRALMREGDEPVKRTSRKSLKLLGTVGEPINPEAWEWYYHVVGEGRCPIVDTWWQTETGGILITPLPGATRLKPGSATRPFFGVVPALLDDQGNVLEGATSGNLVMTRPWPSQMRTVYGDHQRFVDTYFKMYPGYYFTGDGARRDEDGYYWITGRVDDVINVSGHRLGTAEIESALVLHDAVAEAAVVGYPHDIKGQGIYAYVTLVKGVEPSDALRQELVQLVRKEIGPIATPDVIQWAPGLPKTRSGKIMRRILRKIAANEIDNLGDTTTLADPSVVDDLIANRASR, encoded by the coding sequence ATGTCCGACAGCAAGGTCTACGACGTCCCCGCCGAGTTCGCCGCGCGGGCGCACATCACCGCCGAGCGGTACGAGGAGATGTACCGCCGCTCGGTGGAGGACCCGGACGGCTTCTGGGCCGAGCAGGCGGAGAAGTTCGTCACCTGGTTCCGCAAGTGGGACAAGGTCTCCGACTGGAGCTACGACCCCGCCAATCTCTACATCCGCTGGTTCGAGGGCGCCAAGCTCAACGCCAGCTACAACTGCCTCGACCGCCACCTGGAGACCCGCGGCGACCAGATCGCCATCATCTGGGAGGGCGACGACCCCACGGTGGACCGCAAGATCACCTACCGCGAGCTCCACGAGGAGGTGTGCAAGTTCGCCAACGTCCTCAAGGCCCGCGGGGTCAAGAAGGGCGACCGCGTCTCCATCTACATGCCCATGATCCCGGAGGTGGCGGTGGCGATGCTCGCCTGCGCGCGCATCGGCGCCATCCACTCGGTGGTCTTCGGCGGCTTCTCGCCGGATTCGTTGCGGGACCGCATCCTCGACTCCGACTGCCGCGTCGTCATCACCGCCGACGAGGGCCTGCGCGGCGGCAAGCGCGTGCCCCTCAAGGCCAACACCGACGAGGCGCTGACCGCCTGCCCCAACGTCCACTCGGTGATCGTGGTCCGCCGCACCGGCGGCGAGGTGCCGTGGACCGAGGGCCGCGACTACTGGTACCACGAGGAGATGGCCAAGGCCTCCGCCGACTGCCCGCCCGAGGAGATGGATGCGGAGGACCCGCTGTTCATCCTCTACACCTCCGGCTCCACCGGCAAGCCCAAGGGCGTGCTCCACACCACCGGCGGCTACATGCTCTACACCGCCATGACCCACAAGTACGTCTTCGACTACCACGACGGCGACATCTACTGGTGCACCGCCGACGTGGGCTGGGTCACGGGGCACTCCTACATCGTCTACGGCCCGCTGGCCAACGGCGCCACCACCCTGATGTTCGAGGGCGTGCCCAACTATCCGGATCCCTCGCGCTTCTGGCAGGTGGTGGACAAGCACCAGGTCAACATCTTCTACACCGCGCCCACCGCGATCCGCGCGCTGATGCGCGAGGGCGACGAGCCGGTCAAGCGCACCAGCCGCAAGAGCCTCAAGCTCCTCGGCACGGTGGGCGAGCCCATCAACCCCGAGGCCTGGGAGTGGTACTACCACGTGGTGGGCGAGGGCCGCTGCCCCATCGTCGACACCTGGTGGCAGACCGAGACCGGCGGCATCCTCATCACCCCGCTTCCGGGCGCCACCCGCCTCAAGCCCGGCTCGGCGACGCGGCCCTTCTTCGGCGTCGTGCCCGCGCTGCTCGACGACCAGGGCAACGTGCTGGAAGGCGCCACCAGCGGCAACCTCGTGATGACGCGTCCCTGGCCGTCGCAGATGCGCACCGTCTACGGCGACCATCAGCGCTTCGTGGACACCTACTTCAAGATGTACCCGGGCTACTACTTCACCGGCGACGGGGCGCGCCGCGACGAGGACGGCTACTACTGGATCACCGGCCGCGTCGACGACGTCATCAACGTCTCCGGCCACCGCCTCGGCACCGCCGAGATCGAGAGCGCGCTGGTGCTGCACGACGCCGTCGCCGAGGCCGCGGTGGTGGGCTACCCCCACGACATCAAGGGCCAGGGGATCTATGCCTACGTGACCCTGGTCAAGGGGGTGGAGCCCAGCGACGCGCTGCGCCAGGAGCTGGTGCAGCTGGTGCGCAAGGAGATCGGCCCCATCGCCACCCCGGACGTGATCCAGTGGGCGCCGGGCCTGCCCAAGACCCGCTCGGGCAAGATCATGCGCCGCATCCTGCGCAAGATCGCCGCCAACGAGATCGACAACCTCGGCGACACCACGACCCTGGCCGATCCCAGCGTGGTCGACGACCTCATCGCCAACCGCGCCAGCCGCTAG
- a CDS encoding sigma-54-dependent transcriptional regulator translates to MGARILILEDEPVIRRALRRLLERHGHTVEEAATVAEAEAACARCGFDLVIADLRLPGAPGTDIIGRCGDAPVLVMTSYASIRSAVESMKKGAVDYIAKPFDHDEMVLTVERILRQHRLERENRALRSELARSYPVHGMVGECPAMQEVFRRIRKVAATDTTVLILGESGTGKELVARALHEQSPRADRPLITVNCAAIPETLIESELFGHERGAFTGAVERRQGLVEAADGGTLFLDEVGELPLTAQSRLLRLLQEGTIRRLGEARERQVDVRLVAATHRDLQRLVAEGAFREDLYFRLRVMEIWLPPLRERGDDIERLAAFLLEKVTRRLNRPPMHFTEEALAAMRAYHWPGNVRELENAIERAVILAEDERITPALLALGTPASDPASTAPQAPPADLSLEAYFRHFVLTHQEHMTETELARRLGISRKALWERRQRLGIPRPRRRQAR, encoded by the coding sequence GTGGGTGCCCGCATCCTGATCCTCGAGGACGAGCCGGTCATCCGCCGCGCCCTGCGCCGGCTGCTCGAACGGCACGGCCACACCGTGGAGGAGGCCGCCACGGTGGCCGAGGCCGAGGCGGCCTGCGCCCGCTGCGGCTTCGACCTCGTCATCGCCGACCTGCGCCTGCCCGGCGCCCCCGGCACCGACATCATCGGCCGCTGCGGCGACGCCCCGGTGCTGGTCATGACCAGCTACGCCAGCATCCGCTCGGCGGTGGAGTCCATGAAGAAGGGCGCCGTGGACTACATCGCCAAGCCCTTCGACCACGACGAGATGGTGCTCACGGTGGAGCGCATCCTGCGCCAGCACCGCCTGGAGCGCGAGAACCGGGCGCTGCGCTCCGAGCTCGCGCGCAGCTACCCGGTGCACGGGATGGTGGGCGAGTGCCCGGCCATGCAGGAGGTCTTCCGCCGCATCCGCAAGGTCGCCGCCACCGACACCACGGTGCTGATCCTGGGCGAGTCCGGCACCGGCAAGGAGCTGGTGGCCCGGGCCCTGCACGAGCAGAGCCCCCGTGCCGACCGGCCCCTGATCACGGTCAACTGCGCCGCGATCCCGGAGACGCTCATCGAGAGCGAGCTCTTCGGCCACGAGCGCGGCGCCTTCACCGGCGCCGTCGAGCGCCGCCAGGGCCTGGTGGAGGCCGCCGACGGCGGCACCCTCTTTCTGGACGAGGTGGGCGAGCTGCCCCTGACGGCCCAGTCGCGGCTGTTGCGCCTGCTCCAGGAGGGCACCATCCGCCGCCTCGGCGAGGCGCGCGAGCGGCAGGTGGACGTGCGCCTGGTGGCCGCCACCCACCGCGACCTGCAGCGCCTGGTGGCCGAAGGGGCGTTCCGGGAGGACCTCTACTTCCGCCTGCGCGTGATGGAGATCTGGCTGCCGCCGCTGCGCGAGCGGGGCGACGACATCGAGCGCCTGGCCGCCTTCCTCCTGGAGAAGGTGACCCGCCGCCTCAACCGCCCGCCCATGCACTTCACCGAGGAGGCGCTCGCCGCCATGCGCGCCTACCACTGGCCGGGCAACGTGCGCGAGCTGGAGAACGCCATCGAGCGTGCCGTCATCCTCGCCGAGGACGAGCGCATCACCCCGGCCCTGCTGGCCCTGGGCACGCCGGCAAGCGACCCGGCCTCGACAGCTCCCCAGGCGCCGCCCGCGGACCTCTCGCTGGAGGCGTATTTCCGCCACTTCGTCCTCACCCACCAGGAGCACATGACCGAGACCGAGCTCGCGCGGCGGCTCGGCATCAGCCGCAAGGCCCTGTGGGAGCGGCGCCAGCGCCTCGGGATCCCGCGCCCGCGGCGCCGGCAGGCGCGTTGA